Proteins encoded within one genomic window of Actinoplanes octamycinicus:
- a CDS encoding carbohydrate ABC transporter permease, with protein MTTAAEFRKPRTPSGRPVWEEKPTLVGQFGKGVVITAVVLSVLVPLWVVVVTSLSSTDTINAAGGYVFLPREFNPSAYVVIFSGGQVTDAVLVSTIVTVIGTAISLTVTVLAAYGLSRAGTLLHRPILFYFLLTFLIYPGMIPSYLVVTGLGLKDNLLALVVPAAVSAFNLVVLRAFFMGIPQELFDSARIDGAGEVRILLRIVLPLSKAVTAVVGLFYAVGYWNTFFNAVLYLDRNDLQPVQRVLQQFILAGQSPSNAGTGVVLPGIGYSAPPNLAIKMAVVVVTLVPALIVYPFVQRHFTKGVIVGAVKG; from the coding sequence ATGACCACCGCCGCTGAATTCCGGAAGCCCCGCACACCGAGCGGCCGCCCGGTGTGGGAGGAGAAGCCCACCCTGGTCGGTCAGTTCGGCAAGGGGGTGGTGATCACCGCGGTGGTGCTGTCCGTCCTCGTGCCGCTCTGGGTCGTGGTGGTCACCAGCCTCTCCTCGACCGACACGATCAACGCGGCCGGCGGCTACGTCTTCCTCCCGCGCGAGTTCAACCCGTCCGCCTACGTGGTGATCTTCTCCGGCGGCCAGGTCACCGACGCGGTGCTGGTCAGCACGATCGTCACGGTGATCGGCACCGCGATCAGCCTGACCGTCACGGTGCTCGCCGCCTACGGCCTGTCCCGGGCCGGCACGCTCCTCCACCGGCCGATCCTGTTCTACTTCCTGCTCACCTTCCTGATCTACCCGGGCATGATCCCGAGCTACCTGGTGGTCACCGGGCTGGGCCTCAAGGACAACCTGCTGGCCCTGGTGGTGCCGGCCGCGGTGAGCGCGTTCAACCTGGTGGTGCTCCGGGCGTTCTTCATGGGCATCCCACAGGAGCTGTTCGACAGCGCGCGGATCGACGGCGCCGGCGAGGTCCGGATCCTGCTGCGGATCGTGCTGCCGCTGTCCAAGGCGGTCACCGCGGTGGTCGGCCTCTTCTACGCGGTCGGTTACTGGAACACCTTCTTCAACGCCGTCCTCTACCTCGACCGCAACGACCTGCAGCCGGTCCAGCGCGTCCTGCAGCAGTTCATCCTGGCCGGCCAGTCGCCGAGCAACGCCGGCACCGGCGTGGTGCTGCCCGGCATCGGTTACTCCGCCCCGCCGAACCTGGCGATCAAGATGGCCGTCGTGGTGGTCACCCTGGTCCCGGCCCTGATCGTCTACCCCTTCGTGCAGCGCCACTTCACCAAGGGCGTGATCGTCGGCGCGGTCAAGGGCTGA
- a CDS encoding ABC transporter permease: MSSSPIVEGAVKPAAPATSATTTLTFGARLRRDWPLILMCVPAMLLLAVFHYLPALGTIIAFQDYNPFAGDTPLDAFLSSEWIGFGNFQYLFETPAFWESVRNTLAITAFQLVFYFPIPILLAILLNSIMSPRLRSFVQSVVYLPHFFSWVLVISLFQMMLGGAGLIAQTARDHGMTAPDFMTNPDTFYFLITSQAIWKDAGWGMIVFLAALAAIDPSLYEASAADGAGRMRRFWHITLPGLRPVIVLLLILRLGDALNVGFEQFFLQREAVGRDAAEVLDTYVYFQGIGVQQWGVGAAAGLVKALVGLLLILGANKVAHKLGEQGIYAKS; the protein is encoded by the coding sequence ATGAGCAGCTCACCGATCGTCGAAGGGGCCGTCAAGCCGGCGGCCCCGGCCACGAGTGCCACCACGACCCTGACGTTCGGCGCGCGGCTGCGGCGGGACTGGCCGCTGATCCTGATGTGCGTGCCGGCCATGCTGCTGCTGGCGGTCTTCCACTACCTGCCGGCGCTCGGCACCATCATCGCGTTCCAGGACTACAACCCGTTCGCCGGCGACACCCCGCTGGACGCGTTCCTGTCCAGCGAGTGGATCGGGTTCGGCAACTTCCAGTACCTTTTCGAGACCCCGGCGTTCTGGGAGTCGGTCCGCAACACCCTGGCCATCACGGCCTTCCAGCTGGTGTTCTACTTCCCGATCCCGATCCTGCTGGCGATCCTGCTGAACAGCATCATGTCGCCGCGGCTGCGGTCGTTCGTGCAGAGCGTGGTCTACCTGCCGCACTTCTTCAGCTGGGTGCTGGTCATCTCGCTGTTCCAGATGATGCTCGGCGGGGCCGGCCTGATCGCGCAGACCGCGCGCGACCACGGGATGACCGCCCCCGACTTCATGACCAACCCGGACACCTTCTACTTCCTGATCACCTCGCAGGCGATCTGGAAGGACGCCGGCTGGGGCATGATCGTCTTCCTGGCCGCGCTGGCCGCCATCGACCCCTCGCTCTACGAGGCGTCCGCGGCCGACGGCGCCGGACGGATGCGCCGGTTCTGGCACATCACGCTGCCCGGCCTGCGCCCGGTCATCGTGTTGCTGCTGATCCTGCGCCTGGGCGACGCGCTCAACGTCGGTTTCGAGCAGTTCTTCCTGCAGCGGGAGGCGGTCGGCCGGGACGCCGCCGAGGTGCTCGACACCTACGTCTACTTCCAGGGCATCGGCGTCCAGCAGTGGGGCGTCGGGGCCGCGGCCGGCCTGGTCAAGGCGCTGGTCGGACTGCTGCTCATCCTGGGCGCCAACAAGGTCGCCCACAAGCTCGGCGAGCAAGGGATCTACGCCAAGTCATGA